The following are encoded together in the Rhodobacter sp. genome:
- a CDS encoding DMT family transporter, with amino-acid sequence MNRLQGPLMMVLSMGGFALQDALIKTLAQRIPAGEISLTIGFGGALVFGLMLRRRRLPLVSRQAVRGAVLVRNLAEVFAATCMILGVALVPLSVVSSILQAMPLTVTLGAAVFLGEPVGWRRWSAIVVGLVGVLMILRPGAGGFDQLALIPLAAVFVLSARDIATRKVPPGVASLQLSFWGFLALFPSGLLLLALRGEGLVAPDALEWLMLLGATVFGVLAYAALVMATRTGSIAATTPFRYARLVFAMLLGVLVFGERPDGWMLAGAALVVLAGLYTLMREIAVKRR; translated from the coding sequence ATGAATCGCCTGCAAGGCCCTTTGATGATGGTCCTGTCGATGGGGGGATTCGCGTTGCAGGACGCGCTGATCAAGACCCTCGCGCAGCGGATTCCCGCGGGCGAGATCTCGTTGACCATCGGTTTTGGCGGCGCGTTGGTCTTTGGCCTGATGCTGCGTCGCCGCCGCCTGCCCCTGGTGAGCCGGCAGGCCGTGCGCGGGGCCGTCCTGGTGCGCAACCTGGCCGAGGTCTTTGCTGCGACGTGCATGATCCTGGGTGTGGCGCTGGTGCCCCTCAGCGTCGTGTCGTCGATCCTGCAGGCGATGCCCCTGACCGTGACGCTGGGCGCGGCGGTGTTTCTGGGCGAGCCCGTCGGCTGGCGACGCTGGAGCGCGATCGTCGTCGGGCTGGTGGGTGTGCTGATGATCCTGCGCCCTGGGGCCGGCGGTTTCGACCAACTGGCGCTGATCCCGCTGGCTGCGGTCTTCGTTCTCAGCGCGCGCGACATCGCCACGCGCAAGGTGCCGCCCGGGGTGGCGTCCCTGCAATTGTCGTTCTGGGGGTTTCTGGCGCTGTTTCCCAGCGGCCTGCTGCTGCTGGCGCTGCGCGGCGAGGGGCTGGTCGCGCCCGACGCGCTGGAATGGCTGATGCTGCTGGGCGCGACGGTATTCGGGGTTCTGGCCTATGCGGCACTGGTGATGGCGACGCGCACCGGCTCGATCGCGGCGACCACGCCGTTTCGCTATGCGCGGCTGGTCTTTGCCATGCTGCTGGGGGTGCTGGTCTTTGGCGAACGCCCCGATGGATGGATGCTGGCCGGCGCTGCACTGGTGGTTCTGGCCGGGCTTTATACGCTGATGCGCGAGATCGCGGTGAAGCGGCGCTAA
- a CDS encoding shikimate kinase — protein sequence MRVRDGVMRATLKKTVVMVGMMGAGKSAVGKALATDLGVPFLDSDAEIERAANATIAEIFARDGEAFFRDKEAQVIARLLDGTPCVLSVGGGAFLRAETRARISRDGVSVWLKADIETLWQRVRRKDSRPLLRTADPRRTLAELMQAREPAYAQADLTVLTTADYAIETTSQKVIEALASRADVLTLT from the coding sequence ATGCGGGTCCGGGACGGGGTCATGCGTGCGACGCTGAAAAAGACGGTGGTCATGGTAGGGATGATGGGGGCCGGAAAATCCGCGGTCGGCAAGGCGCTGGCGACGGATCTGGGGGTGCCGTTCCTCGATTCCGACGCCGAGATCGAGCGCGCCGCCAATGCCACCATCGCCGAGATCTTTGCCCGCGACGGCGAGGCCTTCTTTCGCGACAAGGAGGCCCAGGTCATCGCCCGCCTGCTGGATGGCACGCCCTGCGTGCTGTCGGTCGGGGGCGGCGCATTCCTCAGGGCCGAGACGCGCGCGCGGATCTCGCGCGACGGGGTGTCGGTCTGGCTGAAGGCGGATATCGAAACGCTGTGGCAGCGCGTGCGGCGAAAGGATTCGCGCCCGCTGCTGCGCACGGCCGATCCCCGGCGCACCCTGGCCGAACTGATGCAGGCGCGCGAGCCGGCCTACGCGCAAGCCGACCTGACCGTGCTGACGACAGCCGATTATGCCATTGAAACCACGTCGCAAAAAGTGATCGAGGCGCTGGCCTCGCGCGCCGATGTGCTGACCCTGACCTGA
- a CDS encoding DMT family transporter translates to MMLGLAVLFSVNNVLIKLGNGGLQPAFFAGARSAVALVALSGWMVWRGISFRPDLWREGLMAGLLFSSEFLFLFVALDHTSVVHASSIFYAMPIWLALAAHFLFPGERLTPVRLLGFLLGFAGVVLSLTGRGGGTGGDGGLLGDLAALVAGMSWAGIVVVSRKTRFGQSAAETQIFWQVVISAPLLCALSPLFGLPLVRDFDALQAVLLLVQGVGVVTVGFVLWFWLIGRYQAGTVASFSFLTPVLSALLGWLLLGEAVGTTTPVALALLIGGLVLINRRPRA, encoded by the coding sequence ATGATGCTCGGCCTCGCCGTGCTGTTCAGCGTGAACAACGTGCTGATCAAGCTGGGAAATGGCGGCTTGCAGCCGGCTTTCTTCGCGGGTGCGCGCTCGGCCGTGGCGCTGGTGGCGCTCAGCGGCTGGATGGTCTGGCGCGGGATCTCGTTCCGCCCCGATCTGTGGCGCGAGGGGCTGATGGCCGGGCTGCTCTTTTCGTCCGAGTTCCTGTTTCTCTTCGTCGCGCTCGATCACACCAGCGTCGTGCACGCCTCGTCGATCTTCTACGCCATGCCGATCTGGCTGGCGCTGGCGGCGCATTTCCTGTTCCCCGGCGAACGGCTGACCCCCGTGCGCCTGCTGGGCTTCCTGCTGGGTTTTGCCGGCGTCGTCCTGTCGCTGACCGGGCGCGGCGGCGGCACCGGCGGCGACGGCGGGCTTTTGGGCGACCTGGCGGCGCTGGTCGCCGGCATGTCCTGGGCCGGCATCGTCGTCGTCTCGCGCAAGACCCGCTTCGGCCAGAGCGCGGCGGAAACGCAGATCTTCTGGCAGGTCGTGATCTCGGCACCCCTGCTCTGCGCGCTGTCGCCGCTGTTCGGCCTGCCACTGGTGCGCGACTTCGACGCGCTTCAGGCGGTGCTGCTGCTGGTTCAGGGGGTGGGGGTGGTGACCGTCGGCTTCGTGCTGTGGTTCTGGCTGATCGGCCGCTACCAGGCGGGCACCGTCGCCAGCTTCAGCTTCCTCACGCCGGTGCTCAGCGCGCTGCTCGGCTGGCTCCTTCTGGGCGAGGCGGTCGGCACGACCACGCCTGTCGCGCTGGCCTTGCTGATCGGCGGCCTTGTCCTCATCAACCGCCGCCCCCGCGCCTGA
- the eno gene encoding phosphopyruvate hydratase — protein MTTILDIIGREILDSRGNPTVEVDVILEDGTMGRAAVPSGASTGAHEAVERRDGDKARYMGKGVLHAVAAVNGEIAEALVGIDATEQVAIDRALIELDGTENKGRLGANAILGVSLAVAKAAADATGQPLYRYVGGTSARVLPVPMMNIINGGEHADNPIDIQEFMIMPVSADNIRDAVRMGSEVFHTLKKELSAQGLSTGLGDEGGFAPNLSSTTAALDLILKSIEKAGYRPGEDIHLALDCASTEYFKGGKYEMKGEGLSLTSAENVEYLAKLCAAYPIISIEDGMAEDDWDGWKMLTDALGGTVQLVGDDLFVTNPKRLKRGIDAGVANAMLVKVNQIGSLTETLQAVDMAHRARYTNVMSHRSGETEDATIADLAVATNCGQIKTGSLARSDRLAKYNQLIRIEEMLGEVAEYAGRSILRG, from the coding sequence ATGACCACCATCCTCGATATCATCGGCCGCGAGATCCTGGACAGCCGGGGCAACCCGACGGTCGAGGTGGACGTGATCCTGGAAGACGGCACCATGGGCCGCGCGGCGGTTCCGTCGGGGGCCTCGACGGGGGCGCATGAAGCGGTCGAGCGCCGCGACGGCGACAAGGCGCGCTACATGGGCAAGGGCGTTCTGCACGCGGTCGCGGCCGTCAACGGCGAGATCGCCGAGGCGCTGGTCGGCATCGACGCGACCGAGCAGGTCGCCATCGACCGCGCGCTGATCGAACTGGACGGCACCGAGAACAAGGGGCGTCTGGGCGCCAACGCGATCCTGGGCGTCTCGCTGGCGGTGGCCAAGGCGGCCGCGGATGCGACCGGCCAGCCGCTCTATCGCTATGTCGGCGGCACCTCGGCCCGCGTGCTGCCGGTGCCGATGATGAACATCATCAACGGCGGCGAACATGCCGACAATCCGATCGACATCCAGGAATTCATGATCATGCCGGTGTCGGCGGACAATATCCGCGACGCGGTGCGCATGGGCTCCGAGGTGTTCCACACGCTGAAGAAAGAACTCAGCGCGCAGGGCCTGTCCACGGGGTTGGGCGACGAGGGGGGCTTTGCGCCGAACCTGTCCAGCACCACCGCCGCGCTGGACCTGATCCTGAAATCGATCGAAAAGGCGGGTTACAGACCGGGCGAGGATATCCATCTCGCGCTCGACTGCGCCTCGACCGAGTATTTCAAGGGTGGCAAATACGAGATGAAGGGCGAGGGGCTGAGCCTGACCTCGGCCGAGAATGTCGAGTATCTGGCGAAGCTCTGCGCCGCCTATCCGATCATCTCGATCGAGGATGGCATGGCCGAGGACGATTGGGACGGCTGGAAGATGCTGACCGACGCGCTGGGCGGCACGGTGCAACTGGTGGGGGACGATCTGTTCGTGACCAACCCCAAGCGGCTGAAGCGCGGGATCGATGCCGGCGTCGCCAATGCGATGCTGGTCAAGGTGAACCAGATCGGTTCCTTGACCGAAACCTTGCAGGCGGTCGATATGGCCCATCGTGCGCGCTACACCAACGTCATGTCGCACCGTTCGGGCGAAACCGAGGATGCGACCATCGCCGATCTGGCGGTGGCGACGAACTGCGGGCAGATCAAGACCGGCTCGCTGGCGCGCTCGGATCGTCTGGCCAAGTATAACCAGTTGATCCGCATCGAGGAAATGCTGGGCGAGGTTGCCGAATACGCCGGCCGGTCGATTCTGCGCGGCTGA
- a CDS encoding 3-dehydroquinate synthase — MTAPAVDTVPVRLGERSYEVRVGQGLIARAGAEIAPLLRRKRVAIVTEETVGALHLAPLRAALAEAGLAAEALVLPPGEGTKSWSHFERTVEWLLESRIERSDMVVALGGGVIGDLVGFAAAVMRRGVRFVQIPTSLLAQVDSSVGGKTGINTRQGKNLVGAFHQPSLVLADIDALDTLPARDFLAGYGEVVKYGLLGDARYFEWLETHGPALARGDKALRQEAVRHAVAMKAGIVERDETEQGERALLNLGHTFGHALENATGYSDRLLHGEGVAIGCLLAFDLSARLGLCAQEAPERVAAHLATMGMTRRLRDIPGDLPGREALIALMAQDKKVQDGRMRFILARGIGESFVTSNVPRDALAALLDEALGAA; from the coding sequence ATGACCGCCCCCGCCGTCGATACCGTGCCCGTCCGATTGGGCGAGCGGTCCTATGAGGTGCGCGTGGGCCAGGGGCTTATCGCCCGCGCCGGGGCCGAGATCGCGCCGCTGCTGCGCCGCAAGCGGGTGGCGATCGTGACCGAGGAAACGGTCGGCGCGCTGCACCTTGCGCCGCTGCGCGCCGCGCTGGCCGAGGCCGGCCTCGCCGCCGAGGCGCTGGTGTTGCCTCCCGGCGAGGGGACCAAAAGCTGGTCCCATTTCGAACGCACGGTCGAATGGCTGCTGGAATCCAGGATCGAGCGCAGCGACATGGTGGTTGCGCTGGGCGGCGGCGTGATCGGCGATCTGGTGGGATTCGCCGCGGCGGTGATGCGCCGCGGCGTGCGCTTCGTGCAGATTCCGACCAGTCTGTTGGCGCAGGTGGACAGTTCGGTGGGAGGCAAGACCGGGATCAACACGCGACAGGGCAAGAACCTTGTCGGCGCGTTTCACCAACCCAGCCTGGTGCTGGCCGATATCGACGCGCTGGACACGCTGCCGGCGCGCGATTTCCTGGCGGGCTACGGCGAGGTGGTGAAATACGGGCTGCTGGGCGATGCGCGCTATTTCGAATGGCTGGAAACGCATGGCCCGGCGCTGGCCCGCGGCGACAAGGCGCTGCGGCAAGAGGCCGTGCGCCACGCGGTGGCGATGAAGGCCGGGATCGTCGAGCGGGACGAGACCGAGCAGGGCGAACGCGCGCTGCTGAACCTCGGGCACACCTTTGGCCATGCTTTGGAAAACGCCACCGGCTACAGTGATCGGCTGCTGCATGGCGAGGGGGTGGCGATCGGCTGCCTGCTGGCGTTCGACCTGTCGGCGCGGCTGGGCCTGTGCGCGCAGGAGGCCCCCGAGCGCGTCGCCGCGCATCTGGCCACGATGGGCATGACGCGGCGGTTGCGGGACATCCCGGGCGATCTGCCGGGGCGCGAGGCGCTGATCGCGCTGATGGCGCAGGACAAGAAGGTTCAGGACGGCCGGATGCGGTTCATCCTGGCCCGGGGCATCGGCGAGAGTTTCGTCACCTCGAACGTGCCGCGCGATGCCCTCGCGGCGCTGCTGGACGAGGCGTTGGGCGCAGCCTAG